The genomic region GGTCGTCAAGCGATCGATCGTCATCACCGGACACAAGACCAGCGTCTCGCTGGAGGACGCGTTCTGGGAGGCCCTGAAGGCCATCGCCGAAGAGCAGGACAAGACGCTCTCCGATCTCGTCGCCGAGATCGACGCCACGCGGGCCCAGGGCAACCTGTCCTCCGCCATCCGCCTGTTCGTGCTGGAGAACGTGCGCCGCCGCTGAAGCGTTTTGCGATTTGGCGGAATCGCCAGGAATCGCAAAGGCTCATCGCAAAGACGCGTCGAAACAAAGAATTGGAGCACGGCAGCGTTTCCACCCAAACGCGCCTTGCTCTAAGCAGGTTCTCCCGAACCTGCTTACACTTTAATAGCCTGAGCAGCATTGATTTTGCATGGAGAATGCAAAATCAATTCGTGGCTTCAGCCACGGGAAGCTGCTTAGGCGCTCGGCCGCTCACCCCCCCGGCGAGGGGCTCGCCGGCGCCGGAGGCCTAGCCTCGATCGCCGGGAAGTGCGGCAGCGGCACGGGCTGGGTGGCGCCGACCGGCGGAATGGCGGTCGGCGGGACGGCCAGGGATGGCGTCTGCGGCGCGGCCGGAGCGGTCGGTGCGGCCGGTGGCTGCGCCAGGGTCGGCGTCGTCAGCGGCAAGGTCGGCGGCGCGGGCTGGCGCGGCTGCTCGGCCGCCCGGGCGTCGTCGAGCCGCTTCTGCGCCTCGGCGGCCTTGCGAGCCTCCTCCGCCTTGCGGGCCTCGTCGGCCGCGCGCTGGGCGTCGACGAGCTTCTGCATGCGTGCGGCCTCGGCCCGCCGCGCATCCTCCAGCGCCTTGTCGCGCGCCTGCTTCTCGGCTTCCAGCGCTTCCAGCTTCTTGGCCTCCTGCTCCGCCGCCCGGACGGTCAGCCATGCCGTCAGGGACGACACGTCGACCTGGCGGCGCAGGGCGTCC from Labrys wisconsinensis harbors:
- a CDS encoding ribbon-helix-helix domain-containing protein, coding for MKSKVVKRSIVITGHKTSVSLEDAFWEALKAIAEEQDKTLSDLVAEIDATRAQGNLSSAIRLFVLENVRRR